CCACACCATCGAACTGGTGGGGACCGACGACCAGAAAGAGCGCTGGCTCGACCCCCTCGTCGCCGCTGACGCCCACTCGGCGTTCTCGATGACCGAGCCGCCACAGGGCGGTGGCTCGGACCCGAAGATGATTGCCACGACCGCCGAAAAAGACGGCGACGAGTGGGTGATCGACGGCCACAAGTGGTGGACCACCGGCGGGAGCGAGGCCGACGTGCTGATCGTGATGGCGCGAACCGATCAGGACGCCCACCCGTACTCGGGCACCTCGATGTTTCTCGTCCCCACCGACGCCGAGGGGGTCGAGATCGTCCGCGATATCCCGCATCTCGGCCCCGACCTCGTGGAGATCGGCCACGCCGAGGTCAAGTACCACGGCGTCCGCGTCCCCGAAGAGAACCTGCTGGGCGCAGAAAATGCCGGGTTCGCAATCGCCCAGCAACGCCTCGGCCCCGCACGGCTGACCCACTGCATGCGATTCCTCGGGATGGCCGATCGCGCGCTGGACATCGCGACGGCCTACGCCAGCGAGCGCGAGGCATTTGGCGAACCGCTCGCCGAGAAACAGGCGATCCGCTTCGACGTCGCAGAGCATCGGATCCAGCTCCACGCCGCCCGGACGATGGTCCGCCACGCCGCCGAGCGGATCCGACAGGGTGAGGACGCCCGGATCGAGGTGGCGATGTGCAAGACGTTCGCCGCGAACGCCACCCAGCAAGCGGTCGATTCGGCGCTCCAGTACTGCGGCGGGACGGGGATCAGTCGTGATCTGCCGCTCGCGGACTTCTACGAGAGCGTCCGCCAGTTCCGCATCATCGACGGCGCGGACGAGGTCCACAAACGCTCCATCGCTCGCGAGGTGTTCGCGGACCCACCGATGGAGGAGTTGGAGACGATTACGCGGTTTGGAGAGTAGTCGGAGACGTGTTGGGTTGCTTACGATTACAGAATGCAGTGCAAGATACAGGGTGTGTACATATCACTCATGAATGTCTACTACGGTAACAGACCAGTATCTCGTTCTTTCACGATTTCACTCCCAACGGGTGGTTCTTCGGCTACTCTGACGATAGCTGGAAGTTCCTCCTCGAAATGGACTATCACACGATACGATACCGCTTCATCAACTTCTTCACATTCGTCTCTTCCATCATGCTGTCTAGTAAGTTCGATATGTAGCTTATCATCCTCTACATCATAGACTGGTTCTTCAAGATGTGCATCATAGCACATGTCTCCAGTTGAATACACACCACTCGCATATACTGCATTATCACTGAAACGTACTCTTGGATCGTCATCGGGTCTCTTATCAACGCCAACGCCGGTTTCAAATTCGACATTAGTAATTTCTGCAGCCCGGTTGAGGTTCCCAATACACCCAGACGCGCCAATAGAGATGGAGAGTCCAACGCCAGCAAGCAACTGCCTTCTGTTCATAATAAAACTAGAACCGTCGTTGCATAAATGTCTTCTACTGACCCGACTGGAGTGAACAGTTCGCACAGCTACTGATCGGTTGGTTCATCTGGATCTATGCGAAATCAACACCGACCGACTGCTGACTTCATCCTCTGTACTGACCGATCCGGTCTGATCGAATCCGAAAATAACTCAATGCAAGACTCGCGCCCTATATTTTGCACGCTGTTCCTGACAGAAGGTTCCATAACGGGCTCAACGACGTCATCTCCCGATACTATAATTGTTGAAGTGTGTTACTATAGTTTTCGAAGTTTAGTGCTACGGTGACCGAATAGCCAACAGCAACTCACCCGAGGATCCGTAACAGGCGCTCCATCCCGTACCACGACGCGGCGGCGAGCACGCTTGACCAGAGCACGAGACTCCCGGTCATCCAGCCGAGCACTCGACGACGCGAGGAGCCGAAGGCCAGTCCCAACACGGCTGCGAGATGCGCGCCAGTCGTCACCGGCGCGGCCAGTGCGACGCCGGGCAGGCCGTATTTGTTCCAGATCCGGCGGGCACGCCGAATCGTCTTCGAATCGCTATCGTCAGTTGGGTCGCCATACCGGCGTCGAACGAAATCGAGACTCCAGTCGGAGGCCACGACCACGAGATACACAGTAGAAAGGTTGCCGGTCGCCGCGGCGAGTCCGACGAGGATGGGGTCGAGCCCGACGGCGACGCCGAAGGGGATGACCACGAGCACCTCGA
This genomic window from Natranaeroarchaeum aerophilus contains:
- a CDS encoding acyl-CoA dehydrogenase family protein — translated: MKFTYDDPKRGRAVAERTRKFVDEVVLPVEREYLGRGPVPSEEIERLRDAARERDLYAPQVPEEHGGLGLDFREMLPVFEAAGRSLLGPAALRCSAPDEGNIHTIELVGTDDQKERWLDPLVAADAHSAFSMTEPPQGGGSDPKMIATTAEKDGDEWVIDGHKWWTTGGSEADVLIVMARTDQDAHPYSGTSMFLVPTDAEGVEIVRDIPHLGPDLVEIGHAEVKYHGVRVPEENLLGAENAGFAIAQQRLGPARLTHCMRFLGMADRALDIATAYASEREAFGEPLAEKQAIRFDVAEHRIQLHAARTMVRHAAERIRQGEDARIEVAMCKTFAANATQQAVDSALQYCGGTGISRDLPLADFYESVRQFRIIDGADEVHKRSIAREVFADPPMEELETITRFGE
- a CDS encoding small multi-drug export protein codes for the protein MDLLAGLETIDRADGFLAYLLVFVFAAIPVVEVLVVIPFGVAVGLDPILVGLAAATGNLSTVYLVVVASDWSLDFVRRRYGDPTDDSDSKTIRRARRIWNKYGLPGVALAAPVTTGAHLAAVLGLAFGSSRRRVLGWMTGSLVLWSSVLAAASWYGMERLLRILG